Part of the Anoplolepis gracilipes chromosome 13, ASM4749672v1, whole genome shotgun sequence genome, ATCGAAAATAACtctgttatgaaaataaaattgttccaAAGCGCATCTAGGTACAAAagattacgaaatatttttcaaacatctTGTTCTAATCCTTATCTTCAGCTCTTTGATTTTTGCAGAATTCTTCTGTTGTCACTCTAATAAGTGTTGGTATTTTCAGGAATTATGACGGAAAGAAACGGTGGCGTTCCCCAAGATGGTGATTTGAAGAAACATCTCGAGATATTCCGGAAACATTTGACCGAGCAAATCCCTGATGAGTCATTCAGCGGCGTCGGTGTAATAGACTTTGAGAGCTGGCGACCGATATTTCGGCAAAACTGGAACCAAACTCCCCTCGAATGTTACAAGACCTTGTCCATAAAACTGGAACGTGAAAAGCATCCCTTTTGGAGCGACGCGGCCATCAAGAAGGAAGCGAAACGTCGCTTCGAGAAGTACGGCAGGATATTTATGGAAGAAACTCTGAAGACAGCAAAAAAGCTCCGGCCTAAGGCCACCTGGGGTTACTACGGTTATCCGCATTGCTTCAATCAAACTCCTGGCCAACGTACCTCGCAATGCAGTCAGCAGACCTTGGCGGAAAACGACGGGTGAGTAATATGCCTGACGGATCGATATTTCGATTCGAATACGTCTGATGGCGTGCGTATAACTTAGTAGCATACATGTGTAAGTGCGTCATTATGTTTTATACGGAACGTTTACGGATCCTTTATAGATAATCTCGCGGTTTAGCATACAAGTCGGTATATTAACTTGTCGCCTCATAGcgtgataaaatttatgatcgTATTGTTTAATTCGCCGGTTTATTTACGATGTCATCCCGGATATAAAACGATCACGAAGATCGTGTATCGAGATTACGATAATTACGATTAAATGGGTCAAGGTCAAGGCTAATACAGAGCGCTGAAAACCGGAGCGACTTGCAGTTTCACACCCGCTGAGTTATCTAATCATGGAGAGCGATTAAGGAGCGGTCGACGGTTTAGAAGGTCGGATAATGACGGATAATAATTTTCGTAGAATGTCTTGGCTCTTCACACTCGAGGACGTGCACATGCCTTCCGTATACTTGAGGCAGACGATCAAGGAGGTAGATCGGGTGGGCTTCGTGAAGGGCAGAGTATCGGAGGCGATGCGAATGGCGCAGAAGAGTCCCCGTAAACAACAAGTTATTGCCTATCACTGGTTCAAGTATCAAGATCAGAGAGATAATTTTCTTAGTAAGGTGAGTTCTTTCGATCTCTTTAGGGAAcgtttcaaaaatatcaatactGATCTTGAGAATTTGTCCGCACAGAAAGATACGGAGAACACAATCAACACGATCGCCAGCCTCGGTGCCGACGGCGTGATCATTTGGGGCAGCTCCGAGGATACAAACACGGAGAAGAAGTGCAAAGATCTGCAGCAATATGTGAAAGACGTCCTAGGACCGGCGATAAAACGGATCAAGCAAAAATAGTGCATTGATTGAGTGAAACGATGATCGCGCATATTCAACTAACAGTACAAATGgcggtttttatttaatagttaatTCATAGTTTAACTTCTCAGTTCCTAATAAGATCTGacatatttatgttttcaacatttttatgtacatagatatgatttttataaatttgaacaaATGTAGGCAAAATTCCAGAACCCtccaaaaaaaatctataaatttcgAGGAGTCGTAGATGGATATCGGAAACCACAGACGAAgattgaaagagagaaagagagagagagagagagagaaaagagagaaagaaactgTGAGAGCAAGAGAGGGAGGCACGATCGAACCGCCAGCTTTCAGCTGCTCTGGGCTCCGAATTCTTGCGGACCGGCAGCAGCCCTAGTGATCTCGTTAACGTCGGCGGAGGCGCGCGACGCGACGTTCGGCTCACCATCCCCGAATCCTTCTCTTCATCACCTCCGCATCGCGCTCCGCCTTGAAACGGACGATTGTGCGTGGTCCGGTCttacgacgacgaggacgatgAGGCGCGCGATGCTAGGCGTACGACATGTTTTACTGGTTCGCGATGTAACGCCTCGGGCGATATGCTTTTTTACAGTACGCGCGACGCGTTTTCTGTAGAGAAGAGGTGGTAGTCAGCAGATCTCTCTTGCTCACATACGGTTGAtctctctcccccttctcGCGCTCGCCTCACTGTTGCCCCCGTCCTTTCTCTCAGCTCTGTCGCACCTGCGGAGAATGTCGATCTCGAGGCGCGAGATCGACGAAGAGGGAGAACGGAACGGGAACGCGCGGCGCGGAACGGGAACCGAACGCGCGCACCGCGAGTAGAAGGAGAAGCTGAAGGGGAACCCGGTGGTGGAGgtagaggaagaagaagagaaggagGCAGCGGGCGGGCGGGAGGCGGTGAAGGAGAACGGAACACGAGAGATCGGCAGCACAGTTTCGTGCTCAGCTTAGCTCGGTTCGGCTCTCAGTCTTGTGATATCGGAAGCCTCCAAGTACTTGAAAGGTCGAGGTTCTCGTACACAATCTTTCGTACTATCGGATCCATCTGACCGGAAACAGAGAGCTCGGAGGTTACGaaccttctccctctctctctctctctctctctctttctctctctctctctctctctctctctctctcactctctctctctctctctgtccgcTTGCGAGAGAGGCAAGATTCTTGGTCGCCCCAGCGGTGACTAGAATACCTGTTGCTCTAGGTACTCTCGCGAGAAAACCGGCGACGCGTTGGTGCGCAGTTCGCGGGCGAGACAGCGACAACAACGGTGACGTGCAAACCGAGGTGAGTGACAGTCCCTCTGCAGAAGAGCCAAGGCTTCCCGGATCggtaatagattaaaaaagtcCAGCGTCGCTCCACGACTCGTTCGacgattattcattttaagATGGTAACAATCCCTTTCATCGATCGCTGCGACGCGAATCTGATCCAGCTGTTGACGAGCAGCTAACGAAAATCGCTGACTCGTCGGAAAGACTGGAAAGAGTCTGCATTCAGCGAGAGATCGTCTGTCTCTTGCGAAATTCGAAACGCATTCGTGTTCGCGTGTATTTGTGTGCATGTGCATTCGCGAATTGAATGCGTGCGTTTCCTGCGCGTGTACATATACACGCACGCATGGACGTACATGTGCACGCGTCGTtggtatacgtatatatacggCGCGATCGACGTACTCTCATTGCTTCGGAATTCTGAATAAATCGACAGAGGATTGCGAAAGTTTTGCTTCATTCAAAGTGCGagagtttatattaataattcatttattaaaaggaTTATCAGAGAGCACAATAACGGTGTAGCttaaatttctttgaatttcttaaacatacattttataatgacCTATCCTTCGTGGCTGTGCCCTTCCTTTTAAGCTTACGCCATCGCTTTGGAGCTAGTGAGCGTCTCGAGAGAGCGCAAATCATCATCTCCTGTTGagagaacatttttttctatcgtaCCGAGAGTGTTGTAGTTTACTGAACGAATACCAGGTGCGCTTCAAGGCTCGTTAGTTCGCGAATATATCTTTACTTAGATATCTCGGATATCTCCGCTTCGGGAACGGGGAATCCAACACCAGCTGATCGAGTTACGACGATCGCGGTTCTCTTCCAAAGTGTGGATGAGGGGCCCGAATACTCGAGCGATACAGAAGCACCCTATCCAAAACGCTTTGGCCACTAATCCTAAATGCCCTCAGACCCCTATTCCAGACTTAATGATAGCTCTTCTTAGACGCAACAGTTAAGTTCCAAGCTAAACTGTTGCGCGGTAGCGAACCCATAATCGGTTCCTTTCTAACGGAGACTGTCCGCGATTGGTCCATAGCTCACAGCTACCGTCTAACTTAATTGGTCGATCTTATAGGTGTCCGACGAGGCGAGAATATCGGAGTTTCGATTCCGAGTCAGTCGCGGAGATCAAACGTTGCAATGTTTCTCACGTGCGTGGAAATGTATCGTCgaagaaaaattactttattgaaCTCTGATCGATCTTTCGACGGAATATATTGCTAATAATTTTCCCCTTTTTTTCTTGTTCtgttgaaaagaaattttcttaataagaCACTTGCGtcttcaattatatatcttcaattatatacaatacatttttatggtgaatattaatttaatatttttgttattcattaattagacgtatttttttttttaatatttttttacgtttaaaaCTTTCCAGATGAAACGTATTTTAAAAGTTGTTTACgaattttcacaatatttttctctacgCGAGATTTAAAAAGTGTTTTCTCCGAAGAATCGATGAAACATGTAGCTGggtatttttttcaagcaaCAACCCCGATCGAAGGTGgacaaataattctaatttgtCCCTTCTTGTTTTTCGCGTAAGcgaggaaaagagaagagtGCTGAAGGGGTCTCGGCCGCGGGCGAAAGGGCGGATTAAAGGGGTAAGaggggaggaggggggggggacggGCGGACCGGGGTTTAGTAGCGCCAGAAGTAGCGGGCAGGCTCGAGGAAGACGAAGGGGCCCGTTTTAAAGAGGCGAGCATTAAAAACAACAATGTCATTACATTTTAACGACCTGTTCTTTGGCAGTGCCCTCCCTTTTAAGAGCGTTCGTTTGCAGGTATGTGGTCCGCGCGCTCACGGGGGCCAACCACATCGCGCCAAGGGGGCCCTTAAAGCGTCGCGCACACGAGTCGCGTGTGCACGCGGGGCTACTTTTTAGCCCCCCCTCCCCTACCTACCTTCTTTCCAGATTCGATACATCTTCAATTTTTGATATCAAATGTAAAAGCTGAATTAAGAAGAACAGCGATGATGTTGTTTCAGTATCGATTTTTggagtaaataaatttctttgtctttatatataaagataagaaactttataaaaagaaaaaaagtataatatatatgttttaatttcacaaaaaaaaaaaaaaaaaaaaaaaaaaaaatatatatatatatttttttttgggcaaatgaaaaaataaatcttaaatctttttttatgacaCAAACTATTTTATCATGAAGGAATGGAGCGAAGCTCGTGTTAA contains:
- the LOC140672695 gene encoding hyaluronidase isoform X1, translated to MMLPIQYFLISTFATIAAATFFGLGATTPETGNPQQFDVYWNVPSFVCHKYGVKFEDLKDFGIRQNANDRFRGEEIAILYDPGMFPALLTDKNGIMTERNGGVPQDGDLKKHLEIFRKHLTEQIPDESFSGVGVIDFESWRPIFRQNWNQTPLECYKTLSIKLEREKHPFWSDAAIKKEAKRRFEKYGRIFMEETLKTAKKLRPKATWGYYGYPHCFNQTPGQRTSQCSQQTLAENDGMSWLFTLEDVHMPSVYLRQTIKEVDRVGFVKGRVSEAMRMAQKSPRKQQVIAYHWFKYQDQRDNFLSKKDTENTINTIASLGADGVIIWGSSEDTNTEKKCKDLQQYVKDVLGPAIKRIKQK